A single genomic interval of Nycticebus coucang isolate mNycCou1 chromosome 21, mNycCou1.pri, whole genome shotgun sequence harbors:
- the ZHX3 gene encoding zinc fingers and homeoboxes protein 3, translating into MASKRKSTTPCMIPVKTVVLQDASVEAQPAEALPQAPQQDLPPEVPATSSEATQNASSTEGSALANGHRSTLDGYLYSCKYCDFRSHDMTQFVGHMNSEHTDFNKDPTFVCAGCSFLAKTPEGLSLHNAKCHLGEATFVWNVAKPDNHVVVEQSVPEITSTPDLAGEPSAEGVDGQAEIIITKTPIMKIMKGKAEAKKIHTLKENVPSQPVSEALPKLSAGETEVKEGDHSFVNGAMPVSQASTSSTKPTHAANGPLIGTVPVLPAGIAQFLSLQQQPPMHGQHHTHQTLPTSKALPKVMVPLSSIPAYNVAMDSNSFLKNSFHKFPYPTKAELCYLTVVTKYPEEQLKIWFTAQRLKQGISWSPEEIEDARKKMFNTVIQSVPQPTITVLNTPLVASAGNVQHLIQAALPGHVVGQPEGTAGGLLVTQPLMANGLQAPSSSLPLAVTSVSKQPSVAPINTVCSNTTSAVKVVNAAQSLLTACPSITSQAFLDASIYKNKKSHEQLSALKGSFCRNQFPGQSEVEHLTKVTGLSTREVRKWFSDRRYHCRNLKGSRAMMSGDHSSIIIDSVPEVSFSPSSKAPEVTCVPMAATLATHPSAKRQSWHQTPDFTPTKYKERAPEQLRALESSFAQNPLPLDEELDRLRSETKMTRREIDSWFSERRKKVTAEETKKADENVSQEEEEAAEDEGGEEDLASELRVPGENGSPELPGSQTLAERKVSPIKINLKNLRVTEANDKSEIPGMTICEPEDEVLNKLAEQPPGKVSCKKTAQQRHLLRQLFVQTQWPSNQDYDAIMAQTGLPRPEVVRWFGDSRYALKNGQLKWYEDYKRGNFPPGLLVVTPGNQQLLQDYYMTHKLLSEEDLQSLCDKTQMNPQQVKQWFAEKMGEETRAVVDTGIEDPGPGAGEPAAAHKGKADTYSELAENSELWEPSIPAASLEPFDKSSPQAGLQLETD; encoded by the exons ATGGCCAGCAAGAGGAAATCCACCACCCCCTGCATGATCCCAGTGAAGACTGTGGTGCTGCAGGATGCCAGCGTGGAGGCCCAGCCTGCTGAGGCCTTGCCTCAAGCACCCCAGCAGGATCTGCCCCCAGAAGTGCCTGCCACCAGCAGCGAGGCCACCCAGAACGCCAGCAGTACTGAAGGCTCTGCCCTGGCCAACGGGCATCGGAGCACTTTGGATGGCTATTTATATTCCTGTAAATACTGTGATTTCAGATCCCACGACATGACCCAGTTTGTGGGACATATGAACTCAGAGCACACAGACTTTAATAAAGACCCAACTTTTGTATGTGCTGGGTGCAGTTTTCTGGCAAAAACCCCTGAGGGGCTTTCCCTGCATAATGCCAAGTGTCACTTGGGGGAAGCCACCTTTGTGTGGAATGTAGCCAAGCCAGACAATCATGTGGTCGTGGAGCAGAGCGTCCCTGAGATCACCAGCACCCCTGACCTGGCAGGCGAGCCCAGCGCCGAAGGGGTCGATGGCCAGGCAGAAATTATTATTACCAAAACTCCAatcatgaaaataatgaaaggcaAAGCTGAAGCCAAAAAAATTCATACACTCAAGGAGAATGTCCCCAGCCAGCCTGTGAGTGAGGCTTTACCAAAGCTGTCGGCTGGAGAAACGGAGGTGAAAGAGGGGGACCACTCCTTTGTCAACGGGGCCATGCCAGTCAGCCAGGCATCTACCAGCTCCACAAAACCAACCCATGCTGCCAACGGGCCTCTGATTGGAACAGTGCCAGTTCTGCCGGCTGGGATAGCACAGTTCCTGTCTCTCCAGCAGCAGCCCCCTATGCATGGCCAGCACCACACCCACCAGACACTGCCCACGTCCAAGGCCCTTCCCAAAGTGATGGTACCCCTGAGCAGCATTCCAGCATACAATGTGGCCATGGACTCCAACAGCTTTCTGAAGAACTCCTTCCACAAGTTCCCCTACCCAACCAAAGCTGAGCTCTGCTACTTGACTGTGGTGACCAAGTATCCAGAAGAACAGCTCAAGATCTGGTTCACAGCCCAAAGGCTGAAGCAAGGCATCAGCTGGTCCCCTGAGGAGATTGAGGATGCCCGGAAGAAGATGTTCAACACAGTCATCCAGTCTGTGCCTCAGCCCACAATCACGGTTCTAAATACCCCCCTGGTCGCCAGTGCTGGCAACGTCCAGCATCTCATCCAGGCTGCTCTCCCAGGTCATGTTGTGGGACAGCCAGAGGGCACAGCAGGAGGACTTCTGGTTACTCAGCCACTGATGGCCAATGGGTTGCAAGCACCAAGTTCATCTCTACCCCTCGCAGTTACATCTGTCTCCAAGCAGCCAAGTGTGGCACCCATCAACACTGTGTGTTCAAATACAACATCAGCTGTGAAGGTGGTTAATGCAGCTCAGTCGCTCCTCACAGCCTGTCCCAGCATAACTTCACAAGCCTTCCTTGATGCTAGcatctataaaaataagaaatctcaCGAACAGCTGTCAGCTCTGAAAGGGAGCTTCTGTCGGAACCAGTTCCCAGGGCAGAGCGAAGTTGAGCACCTGACCAAAGTGACTGGCCTCAGTACCAGAGAGGTGCGGAAATGGTTCAGTGACCGGCGATACCACTGCCGCAACTTGAAGGGCTCCAGAGCCATGATGTCTGGAGATCACAGCTCCATCATTATTGACTCTGTGCCAGAGGTGTCCTTCTCCCCATCATCCAAGGCCCCTGAGGTAACCTGTGTCCCGATGGCAGCCACATTAGCAACCCACCCTTCTGCCAAACGACAGTCTTGGCACCAGACTCCAGACTTCACACCAACCAAATACAAGGAGAGAGCCCCAGAGCAGCTCAGAGCACTGGAGAGCAGTTTTGCACAAAACCCCCTTCCTCTCGATGAGGAACTGGACCGCCTGAGGAGTGAAACCAAAATGACCCGAAGGGAAATTGATAGCTGGTTTTCAGAGAGACGGAAAAAAGTGACTGCTGAGGAGACCAAGAAGGCTGATGAGAATGTCTCtcaagaggaagaggaggctgctgAGGATGAGGGTGGAGAAGAGGACTTGGCCAGTGAGCTAAGGGTGCCTGGGGAAAATGGCTCCCCGGAGTTGCCCGGCAGTCAGACCTTGGCAGAGCGCAAAGTCAGTCCCATCAAAATCAACCTCAAGAACCTGCGGGTCACTGAAGCCAAtgacaagagtgagattccaGGGATGACCATCTGTGAGCCTGAGGATGAAGTGTTGAACAAGCTGGCAGAGCAGCCCCCAGGCAAAGTTAGCTGCAAAAAGACGGCCCAGCAACGGCACTTGCTGCGGCAGCTCTTTGTCCAGACACAGTGGCCCAGCAACCAGGACTATGACGCCATCATGGCCCAGACGGGTCTGCCACGGCCGGAGGTGGTGCGCTGGTTTGGAGACAGCAGGTACGCCCTAAAGAACGGCCAGCTCAAGTGGTACGAAGACTATAAGCGGGGCAACTTCCCACCAGGGCTGCTGGTCGTTACCCCTGGCAACCAGCAGCTCCTGCAAGACTATTACATGACACACAAGCTGCTGTCTGAGGAGGACCTGCAGAGTCTCTGTGACAAGACCCAGATGAACCCCCAGCAGGTCAAACAATGGTTTGCTGAGAAAATGGGTGAGGAGACCCGGGCGGTGGTGGACACAGGCATTGAGGACCCAGGCCCTGGTGCTGGTGAGCCCGCAGCAGCTCACAAAGGAAAGGCTGACACCTATTCCGAGTTAGCTGAGAACAGTGAGTTGTGGGAGCCCAGCATCCCTGCGGCCAGCTTGGAGCCCTTTGACAAATCGAGCCCCCAGGCTGGACTTCAGCTAG AAACAGACTGA